One segment of Drosophila mauritiana strain mau12 chromosome 3R, ASM438214v1, whole genome shotgun sequence DNA contains the following:
- the LOC117143545 gene encoding probable V-type proton ATPase subunit F 2: MSTNTEDLGRLLAVIGDEDTCVGFLLGGIGEVDEDRETNFMVVERDTTPKQVEECFKKFLRRPDIAIILINQVYADMIRPTVDAHNLAVPTVLEIPSKQHPYDSSRDSILKRAQRVISPPERHY, from the exons ATGTCGACGAACACAGAGGATCTGGGACGCCTTTTGGCCGTGATTGGGGATGAG GACACGTGTGTCGGCTTTCTGCTTGGTGGCATTGGAGAGGTCGACGAGGATCGTGAGACCAACTTCATGGTCGTGGAAAGGG ACACCACCCCCAAACAGGTCGAAGAGTGTTTCAAAAAGTTCCTGAGGCGACCGGACATAGCCATCATTCTGATCAATCAGGTTTACGCGGATATGATTCGCCCCACTGTCGATGCTCACAATCTGGCCGTGCCCACTGTGCTGGAGATTCCTTCGAAACAGCATCCCTACGATTCCTCCAGGGACTCGATTCTGAAGCGGGCCCAA AGAGTCATCAGTCCGCCCGAGAGGCACTACTAG